From the Candidatus Zixiibacteriota bacterium genome, the window CCCGGATAACCGTTTCTGAGTCGACGTTGACGACTTTGGGTAGCGGCTTGATGAATTTCTGTCTGAGGCTGTATGTGTAAGCTCCCTGTGTCGGAATCATCAAGACATCGCCTCGCTCAATTCCGTCGCCGAAGTAGGAGTATCCCCAGATGTCGTGAGGAGTGCAGAGAGAGCCATAGACTGCGCATTGCTTCTCTTCAAGCGATGGCCGGGTCAGATTGATGACGGGGAAGTAGTCGGTTTCGAATCTTTCCCATCCGATAGCATTTGTTCCGCCATCGGTAATCACAATATCGTCCGCTTTCTTATCTACAACGGTCAGCAGAATGTGCATTGTGTCATTGCAGAGCCACCTTCCCGGTTCGGTATAGATGGCGCACTGCACATGGGGGAAGATGTCTGCGCGCACAGAGCTTCCGATCTGGGCGGCGAATTCCTCAATCGGAGTGCTCGACAGCCTGTAATGACGATTATTAGAAGGCCATGCGTCGGAGTCGATCGCTTGCCTCAGATGTCCCTCGGGAGTGCCTGGTTCCTGCAACCACTCACCCTGGGCAGGCCAGTAGCCACCGCCGATGTCTATGAATTTGATACTCGACAAGTGCCGCTGATCAAGCTTGCTCAGGCAATCTCCGAGGCGCGACATGAAACTAACCTGTTTTTCGGGTGTCAGATTCCAACTTGTGTGAAATTGAAGTCCGGCGAATGCCACATGTTCACAGCCTTTCGCCCTGAGAATGTACTTCTTCAGTTCTGACAGGGGGATTCCGAATTTGCGCCAGAGTCCGTGCTCTTGTGAAGTGACACGAACGCCAGCGAGGATTCTCACGTTGGCTGCTGTGGCAACTCTGTTGAGCCGGTCGAGTTCACCGAAACTGTCAATGAGGACTGTGACGCGCTGCTGATATTTCACCGCAAGGCTGAGCTCTTCGTCGGTTTTGCCCGGGCCGCTGAATATTATACTATTGCTCCCGCAGGAAACCGCAAGCTCCAGTTCGCTGCCACTAGAAACATCAAGACCGAGTCCCGCAGTGAGGGCCGCCTGCACGACGCCGGGATAGTTGTTGCTTTTGACGGCATAGAAGAATCGGACATCGGGAAGCACTCCCCGGAATGCTGAAGTCAGTTGTTCGGCACGTTCGAGGAATCTCTCCTTCTCGAAGGCATACAGCGGCGAACCGTGCGACTTGCAGAGCGATAGAAACTCATCGCTTCTGCTCGTGAACTTCCTGACGAATGATTTGAGCTCGGTTGTTTGCAGTTCCGGAGTCCGCCTGGTGATAACTTCCGAGGCTTGCTTCAGGATGCTTTCGGTGTTTTCCATTGCTCTTCTTCCATTTTCACGGTTAGTTTGGCGGCTATTTCGCCGCATTCGCATGCCACGCTGTTGAGGCTTCGGGGCCTGAAAATCACATGTCCGAGAATACGAGAGTCGTAATCATCAGGCGGCAGGCAGACCCTGTGGCCTATGCCGTGCTTGAAGCCGCACTCCAATACCCTATTGTCCTGCAGGATCGAGTAATGGTCCAGTTCAGCGATAGTCCCGTTCCTGTCGGCGATTAATCTCAGGCCGACCAGAGGAGTCCATGTTGCCGAGTCAGGAAATGCTACCTGCTTGCCTTCGGCAAAATCAAGAGCGAATCCTATTATATCGAACCCTCCACTCGCAAGAAGAAGCTCCGGCAGACAGTCTCCACCGGGCCTCGGTGAGAGTTCAATCAGAACGACTTCACCGTCGCGGACGATGAAATCCAGCATGCAGATTGACCTGGCCAAGCCTGTTGCTTGAGCCGCAGTGTGCAACTGATCGAGAAACCCGGCGCAGTCAATTCCGCCGGGGATATCCGCAGGTATAACGTAACCTGTTGTTGTCCCGAAAATCTGATCCGGTGAAATAATTTTCCTTGCTATTCGAATGAGATGGATTGAGTCACCATCGATCACAAAATCACAACTGTATTCATCTCCACGTATGTACTCCTCGATCATGAATGCCCTTCGCGG encodes:
- a CDS encoding alanine racemase, which translates into the protein MENTESILKQASEVITRRTPELQTTELKSFVRKFTSRSDEFLSLCKSHGSPLYAFEKERFLERAEQLTSAFRGVLPDVRFFYAVKSNNYPGVVQAALTAGLGLDVSSGSELELAVSCGSNSIIFSGPGKTDEELSLAVKYQQRVTVLIDSFGELDRLNRVATAANVRILAGVRVTSQEHGLWRKFGIPLSELKKYILRAKGCEHVAFAGLQFHTSWNLTPEKQVSFMSRLGDCLSKLDQRHLSSIKFIDIGGGYWPAQGEWLQEPGTPEGHLRQAIDSDAWPSNNRHYRLSSTPIEEFAAQIGSSVRADIFPHVQCAIYTEPGRWLCNDTMHILLTVVDKKADDIVITDGGTNAIGWERFETDYFPVINLTRPSLEEKQCAVYGSLCTPHDIWGYSYFGDGIERGDVLMIPTQGAYTYSLRQKFIKPLPKVVNVDSETVIRADKIEDGYKLERK
- a CDS encoding ATP-grasp domain-containing protein; translation: MPDRRIVVVGTTPDYVSIIRHRFPQRAIFLNDSASVHWVGREQFVVDEVQSDLSDRDGALVELKTYLAANGMIASGIACFDCESLSLAAYLAEKLDLPYPSTHAVAVCRNKYETHKAWYEAGLLCPRAALVSSESEAVDFHESTGYPSVIKPLTGSGSELVLKCDESSDCSSAFSLMRERLAEHSDRRMYSDSSPEQISPGPRRAFMIEEYIRGDEYSCDFVIDGDSIHLIRIARKIISPDQIFGTTTGYVIPADIPGGIDCAGFLDQLHTAAQATGLARSICMLDFIVRDGEVVLIELSPRPGGDCLPELLLASGGFDIIGFALDFAEGKQVAFPDSATWTPLVGLRLIADRNGTIAELDHYSILQDNRVLECGFKHGIGHRVCLPPDDYDSRILGHVIFRPRSLNSVACECGEIAAKLTVKMEEEQWKTPKAS